Proteins encoded by one window of Kribbella italica:
- a CDS encoding WhiB family transcriptional regulator: MAIVDGEAIEEEPNWQERALCAQTDPEAFFPEKGGSTREAKKVCLGCDVRGECLEYALQNDERFGIWGGLSERERRKLKKKAV; encoded by the coding sequence ATGGCGATTGTCGACGGTGAGGCGATCGAGGAGGAGCCGAACTGGCAGGAACGGGCGCTGTGCGCCCAGACCGACCCAGAGGCTTTCTTCCCGGAGAAAGGCGGATCCACTCGCGAGGCGAAGAAGGTCTGCCTCGGGTGCGACGTCCGGGGCGAGTGCCTCGAGTACGCACTGCAGAACGACGAGCGCTTCGGAATCTGGGGCGGGCTGTCGGAGCGGGAACGCCGCAAGCTGAAGAAGAAGGCCGTCTAG
- a CDS encoding glycosyltransferase family 2 protein, whose product MEPEAPAGWDFFDAVDFPTGLTHDPMGRAPVRHVVTAVVVGHEGAAWLPRLTEALWAMARRPDRLIAIDTGSTDDTAQLLAEMPGVEPVVSLSARTGFGTAVTRGLETVGFAPIPSAVGPYGDDGHTPVVEWLWLLHDDCAPAPKALEQLLLQATMSPETGIWGPKLRLWPRDRELLEVGVTTSLGGRRDTGIEAGELDQGQHDQPRQVLSVSSAGMLVRRDVWQTLHGFDPRLPMFRDDLDFGWRASRAGFRVGVAPDAVIYHAQAAATGERALAGTRRHAYQLDRAHAYYTVLANAPGKLLPLLILRFLIGTVVRSAWFLIGKTPSGAVDEWTALLGTVLAGGWTQARKDRRRLDKVPYDDFKGLFSRSVHALRHNLEETGSTITERLREAWADEPEEQAPTSARRAKSTARVAVDQPRWRRQLIRRPFLVAWVVLAIGAIVASRGLIGGGVLRSNLMLPPHESLASLWHAAAAAPDGVTPPAWLAQFWALSTVTFGPSGATNVLLLGAIPLAALAAWALLRAFVVDRVARAWGASAYGLAVFTNGAISQGRIGTVVAAIVLPLLGAAVHTVARRRRVVIQGSWRAAWFAGICQAVLFAFTPALGLLVGIALAAGAVLGLGWRRQGRQLVFSVVLGLLLVLPWSIQLVLHPSRLGQEAGGPPTAGVGPGDSLANLLTGTPVGAPAPWWFAVPLILVALLALTRETRQRYELVGWFAALAGLAGTLIASRLGGGSGPLMFLMTAGWIMTVTVAWDSVGKSSDLIARGVLGVVLVASVVTAGFWLVRGDDGPLWRGPAQDLPAYLVSSQGPPQNASILVVRKDPTSATRFSLVREGGPRMGALEAAPKPEQTKPITDVLSALGGGGTGEEGRQLAALAVDYVYLPAPVDPTLMSTLDSLPGLTRASAADNDASWLVDRTKIEGKTPVESTVRSLWRVLGIIAWLIALIFCLPSARRTVAVPHGTHARRSS is encoded by the coding sequence ATGGAACCCGAAGCTCCGGCCGGCTGGGACTTCTTCGACGCCGTCGACTTCCCGACCGGACTCACCCACGACCCGATGGGTCGCGCGCCGGTCCGGCACGTCGTCACCGCCGTCGTGGTCGGGCACGAGGGCGCCGCCTGGCTGCCCCGCCTGACCGAGGCGCTGTGGGCGATGGCCCGCCGGCCCGACCGGCTGATCGCGATCGACACCGGTTCCACCGACGACACCGCCCAGCTGCTGGCCGAGATGCCCGGCGTCGAGCCGGTGGTCAGCCTGTCCGCCCGCACCGGTTTCGGTACGGCGGTCACCCGCGGCCTGGAAACGGTCGGTTTCGCGCCGATCCCGTCCGCGGTCGGCCCGTACGGCGACGACGGCCACACCCCGGTCGTCGAGTGGCTCTGGCTGCTGCACGACGACTGCGCGCCGGCCCCCAAGGCGCTCGAACAATTGTTGCTCCAGGCCACTATGTCGCCGGAGACCGGGATCTGGGGACCCAAGCTGCGGCTCTGGCCGCGCGACCGCGAACTGCTCGAGGTCGGCGTCACCACGTCGCTCGGCGGCCGTCGCGACACCGGTATCGAGGCCGGTGAGCTGGACCAGGGCCAGCACGACCAGCCGCGGCAGGTGCTCTCGGTGAGCTCGGCCGGCATGCTGGTCCGCCGCGACGTCTGGCAGACGCTGCACGGTTTCGACCCGCGACTGCCGATGTTCCGCGACGACCTCGACTTCGGCTGGCGGGCCAGTCGGGCCGGCTTCCGCGTCGGTGTCGCGCCGGACGCGGTCATCTACCACGCACAGGCCGCCGCGACCGGCGAGCGCGCACTGGCCGGCACCCGCCGGCACGCGTACCAGCTGGACCGCGCGCACGCCTATTACACCGTCTTGGCCAACGCGCCGGGCAAGCTGCTGCCGCTGCTGATCCTGCGCTTCCTGATCGGTACGGTCGTCCGCTCGGCCTGGTTCCTGATCGGCAAGACGCCGTCCGGCGCGGTCGACGAGTGGACCGCCCTGCTCGGCACGGTGCTGGCCGGCGGCTGGACCCAGGCCCGCAAGGATCGTCGCCGCCTCGACAAGGTCCCGTACGACGACTTCAAGGGCCTGTTCTCCCGGTCCGTGCACGCTCTGCGGCACAACTTGGAGGAGACCGGAAGCACGATCACCGAGCGGCTGCGCGAGGCCTGGGCCGACGAACCCGAGGAGCAGGCGCCGACCTCGGCCCGCCGGGCCAAGAGCACGGCCCGGGTCGCGGTCGACCAGCCGCGCTGGCGCCGGCAGCTGATCCGCCGGCCGTTCCTGGTCGCGTGGGTCGTGCTCGCGATCGGCGCGATCGTCGCCTCCCGCGGCCTGATCGGCGGCGGTGTGCTCCGCTCCAACCTGATGCTTCCCCCGCACGAGAGTCTCGCGTCCCTGTGGCACGCGGCCGCCGCCGCACCGGACGGCGTCACGCCGCCGGCCTGGCTGGCGCAGTTCTGGGCGCTGTCGACGGTCACCTTCGGCCCGTCCGGCGCGACGAACGTGCTGCTGCTCGGAGCGATCCCGCTGGCCGCCCTGGCGGCCTGGGCGTTGCTGCGGGCGTTCGTGGTCGACCGGGTCGCCAGGGCGTGGGGCGCTTCGGCGTACGGGCTGGCGGTGTTCACGAACGGCGCGATCTCGCAGGGCCGGATCGGGACCGTGGTGGCCGCGATCGTGCTGCCGCTGCTCGGCGCGGCCGTGCACACGGTCGCGCGGCGTCGGCGCGTGGTCATCCAGGGCAGCTGGCGCGCCGCGTGGTTCGCCGGGATCTGCCAGGCCGTCCTGTTCGCCTTCACTCCGGCGCTTGGTCTGCTGGTCGGCATCGCGCTGGCCGCCGGAGCCGTGCTCGGGCTGGGCTGGCGCCGGCAGGGTCGGCAGTTGGTGTTCTCGGTGGTGCTCGGTCTGCTGCTGGTGCTGCCCTGGTCCATCCAGCTGGTGCTGCACCCGTCACGCCTCGGCCAAGAGGCCGGAGGCCCGCCGACCGCGGGAGTCGGCCCGGGCGACAGCCTGGCCAACCTCCTCACCGGTACGCCGGTCGGCGCACCCGCGCCCTGGTGGTTCGCCGTACCGCTCATCCTGGTGGCTCTGCTGGCGCTGACCCGCGAGACCCGCCAGCGGTACGAGCTGGTCGGCTGGTTCGCCGCACTGGCCGGACTGGCCGGGACTCTGATCGCCAGCCGGCTCGGCGGCGGCAGCGGTCCGCTGATGTTCCTCATGACGGCCGGCTGGATCATGACCGTCACCGTCGCCTGGGACTCGGTCGGCAAGTCGTCCGACCTGATCGCCCGCGGCGTGCTGGGTGTGGTGCTGGTGGCCTCGGTCGTGACGGCCGGCTTCTGGCTCGTCCGGGGTGACGACGGGCCGCTGTGGCGTGGACCGGCGCAGGACCTCCCGGCGTACCTGGTCTCCTCGCAAGGTCCACCGCAGAACGCGTCGATCCTGGTCGTGCGCAAGGACCCGACCAGCGCGACCCGGTTCTCGCTGGTCCGGGAGGGCGGGCCGCGGATGGGCGCGCTCGAGGCGGCCCCGAAACCCGAGCAGACCAAGCCGATCACGGACGTGCTGTCCGCGCTCGGCGGCGGTGGCACGGGTGAGGAAGGGCGGCAGCTCGCCGCGCTCGCCGTCGACTACGTGTACCTGCCGGCGCCCGTCGACCCGACCCTGATGTCCACGCTGGACTCGCTGCCCGGCCTGACCAGGGCCAGCGCCGCCGACAACGACGCGTCCTGGCTCGTCGACCGGACCAAGATCGAGGGCAAGACCCCGGTCGAGTCCACGGTCCGGAGCCTGTGGCGGGTGCTCGGGATCATCGCCTGGCTGATCGCCCTGATCTTCTGCCTGCCGAGCGCCCGGCGGACCGTCGCCGTACCGCACGGCACCCACGCCCGGAGGAGCTCGTGA
- a CDS encoding DUF5719 family protein, giving the protein MTGLLSDLKFRIGACVLALALAGGVGVVTKPKAATTRAEGVEEPARTVVNRTALACPVLGAGVKTQSLVSAVAPTLPEDTPTASGDEAPLSIAPLDTTANPVGSVLARGRIATTAPTSKLATLGIQGTGPLAAGTAATVTTTAPEGVNRGMASAPCVVPGSDFWFVGASGATGRRDVLVLTNLDSINAEVDVTLYGPAGQLDAPNARGVVVPARGTTEIYLGQVAAGQRDLALHVESTGGRVAPAVRDNATNGKIPAGVDWLNQSATPAEKVVVPAIAPGGGVRILTVANPTDLQATANLTVNGPNGPFKPAGLSTMQIPAGSVKVIRLEKVLHGDASAVTITSDQPVTASARVTDSTVREFASIGATEPLRGPAYLVIPAHKQPAVLQVTAPGETAGVKFELRDAANKMVQARSVDLVGGATTLITFKPQARPTYLMVEQLRGDIVAGVTLMPPAKPDEDDVPQVAVWPLTTSLVFRAQLGAQPDVGAALK; this is encoded by the coding sequence GTGACCGGCCTGCTGTCCGACCTCAAGTTCCGGATCGGCGCGTGCGTGCTCGCGCTGGCCCTGGCCGGCGGCGTCGGCGTGGTGACCAAGCCCAAGGCGGCCACCACCCGCGCCGAGGGCGTCGAGGAGCCCGCCCGGACGGTCGTCAACCGGACGGCTCTGGCCTGCCCGGTGCTGGGCGCCGGCGTCAAGACGCAGAGCCTGGTCAGCGCGGTCGCTCCGACGCTTCCGGAAGACACCCCGACCGCGTCCGGTGACGAGGCGCCGCTGTCGATCGCCCCGCTGGACACGACCGCGAACCCGGTCGGCTCGGTGCTCGCCCGCGGCCGGATCGCCACCACGGCACCGACCAGCAAGCTCGCGACCCTCGGCATCCAGGGCACCGGCCCGCTCGCGGCCGGTACGGCGGCGACCGTCACGACGACCGCGCCCGAGGGCGTGAACCGCGGCATGGCCAGCGCTCCGTGCGTCGTACCGGGGTCGGACTTCTGGTTCGTCGGTGCCTCCGGGGCGACCGGCCGGCGCGACGTCCTGGTCCTGACCAACCTGGACAGCATCAACGCCGAGGTCGACGTCACCCTGTACGGGCCCGCCGGGCAGCTGGACGCGCCGAACGCGCGCGGCGTCGTCGTCCCGGCGCGGGGCACCACCGAGATCTACCTCGGCCAGGTCGCGGCGGGTCAGCGCGATCTGGCGCTGCACGTCGAGTCGACCGGCGGCCGGGTCGCTCCCGCCGTCCGCGACAACGCGACGAACGGCAAGATCCCGGCCGGTGTGGACTGGCTGAACCAGTCGGCCACCCCGGCGGAGAAGGTCGTCGTACCGGCGATCGCGCCGGGGGGCGGCGTCCGGATCCTGACGGTCGCGAACCCGACCGACCTGCAGGCCACGGCGAACCTCACCGTCAACGGGCCGAACGGGCCGTTCAAGCCCGCCGGGCTGTCGACGATGCAGATCCCGGCCGGGTCGGTGAAGGTGATCCGGCTGGAGAAGGTGCTGCACGGCGACGCGTCCGCGGTGACGATCACGTCCGACCAGCCGGTGACGGCGTCGGCGCGGGTGACCGACTCGACCGTCCGGGAGTTCGCGTCGATCGGCGCGACCGAGCCGCTGCGCGGCCCGGCGTACCTGGTCATCCCGGCGCACAAGCAGCCGGCCGTGCTGCAGGTGACCGCGCCGGGGGAGACGGCCGGGGTCAAGTTCGAGCTGCGGGACGCGGCGAACAAGATGGTCCAGGCACGGTCGGTGGATCTGGTGGGTGGCGCGACGACGCTGATCACGTTCAAGCCGCAGGCCAGGCCGACGTACCTGATGGTCGAGCAGTTGCGCGGGGACATCGTCGCCGGTGTGACGCTGATGCCGCCGGCCAAGCCGGACGAGGACGACGTGCCGCAGGTCGCCGTCTGGCCGCTGACGACCTCACTGGTCTTCCGCGCTCAGCTGGGCGCCCAGCCCGACGTCGGCGCCGCGCTGAAGTAA
- a CDS encoding metallopeptidase family protein — protein sequence MTEARRHRRHIDRHGRGMLGPISRPSSFAPRGLPLQRSTAAQFDEVVAIEVTRLEKRLPQVVARVEFAIEDVPNLDAHAGEIPLTHSTGGTSHEPYRIVVFRRPIELRAERSGAGLAWLVRSALVLELADVLALSPEQIDPDFDAEED from the coding sequence GTGACCGAGGCTCGCCGTCATCGCAGACACATCGACCGGCACGGCCGGGGCATGCTCGGGCCGATCAGCCGGCCGAGCAGCTTCGCGCCGCGCGGACTGCCGCTGCAGCGCTCGACCGCCGCGCAGTTCGACGAGGTGGTCGCGATCGAGGTGACCCGGCTGGAGAAACGGCTGCCGCAGGTGGTGGCCCGGGTCGAGTTCGCGATCGAGGACGTGCCGAACCTGGACGCCCACGCGGGCGAGATCCCGCTCACCCACTCCACCGGCGGTACCTCGCACGAGCCGTACCGGATCGTCGTCTTCCGCCGCCCGATCGAGCTCCGCGCCGAACGCTCCGGCGCCGGACTCGCCTGGCTGGTCCGCTCGGCGCTGGTGCTCGAGCTGGCCGACGTACTGGCGTTGTCGCCGGAGCAGATCGACCCGGACTTCGACGCCGAAGAGGACTGA
- a CDS encoding DUF3499 family protein, which translates to MSIARICSRAACHRPAVSTLTYVYADSTCVLGPLATYAEPHCYDLCADHADRLTAPNGWEVIRLAPDPAAAGPSSDDLEALANAVREAARPLPPRDTGRPGSTTPGAPVEVARRGHLRMLQDPSNTHNQGNTEQG; encoded by the coding sequence GTGAGCATCGCCAGGATCTGTTCGCGCGCCGCCTGTCACCGGCCGGCGGTGTCGACGCTCACGTACGTGTACGCCGACTCCACCTGCGTCCTCGGCCCGCTGGCCACCTACGCCGAACCCCACTGCTACGACCTCTGCGCCGACCACGCCGACCGGCTGACCGCGCCGAACGGCTGGGAAGTGATCCGGCTCGCTCCGGATCCCGCCGCGGCGGGTCCCTCGTCCGACGACCTCGAAGCGCTGGCGAACGCCGTACGGGAAGCCGCCCGGCCGTTGCCGCCGCGCGACACCGGCCGCCCCGGCTCGACCACCCCCGGCGCGCCGGTCGAGGTCGCCCGGCGTGGGCACCTCCGGATGCTCCAAGACCCGAGCAACACGCACAACCAGGGCAACACCGAACAGGGCTGA
- a CDS encoding Gfo/Idh/MocA family oxidoreductase has product MNDQKLRVGVVGLGFAGRTALEAFSELPDVEVVALAGLEKDILAELGEKHRVPHLYEKWEDLLQDDGLDAVSIGTPTQLHAPIALAALEQGLHVLCEKPLARTVDEGLAMVEASKKAGKVLKVIFNHRERGDVAALKHQIDEGQLGRIYYAKAHWMRRNGIPGMGGWFTNRELSGGGPLIDLGVHILDLALHLLNEPTITTVTADTFAELGPRGRGSASSTIRPTVDTLGSKFEVEDLATAYLRLEGGGALQLETSWATYRAPGDNFGIELFGTEGGAKIEVQNYTTTDTLRIFTDVGGVPAEVRPATGAGLGHRAVVSEFVAIVRAGDWTAHNGSEALLRTQVIDACYASAKAGREVVLNG; this is encoded by the coding sequence GTGAACGATCAAAAACTACGGGTCGGAGTGGTCGGTCTCGGCTTTGCCGGGCGGACCGCACTCGAAGCGTTCTCGGAGCTGCCGGATGTCGAGGTAGTGGCGCTGGCCGGGCTGGAGAAGGACATCCTGGCCGAGCTCGGCGAGAAGCACCGGGTACCGCATCTCTACGAGAAGTGGGAGGACCTCCTGCAGGACGACGGCCTGGACGCCGTCAGCATCGGTACGCCGACGCAGCTGCACGCCCCGATCGCGCTGGCCGCGCTGGAGCAGGGGCTGCACGTGCTCTGCGAGAAGCCGCTGGCCCGCACGGTCGACGAGGGGCTCGCGATGGTCGAGGCCTCGAAGAAGGCCGGCAAGGTGCTCAAGGTGATCTTCAACCACCGCGAGCGCGGCGACGTGGCGGCGCTGAAGCACCAGATCGACGAGGGCCAGCTCGGCCGGATCTACTACGCCAAGGCGCACTGGATGCGCCGCAACGGCATCCCCGGCATGGGCGGCTGGTTCACCAACCGCGAGCTGTCCGGCGGTGGCCCGCTGATCGACCTCGGCGTGCACATCCTCGACCTGGCGCTGCACCTGCTGAACGAGCCGACCATCACCACCGTCACGGCGGACACGTTCGCCGAGCTCGGCCCGCGCGGCCGGGGCAGCGCGAGCAGCACGATCCGGCCGACCGTCGACACGCTCGGCTCGAAGTTCGAGGTCGAGGACCTCGCGACGGCGTACCTGCGGCTCGAGGGCGGCGGCGCGCTGCAGCTCGAGACCAGCTGGGCGACGTACCGGGCTCCCGGTGACAACTTCGGCATCGAGCTGTTCGGGACCGAGGGCGGCGCCAAAATCGAGGTGCAGAACTACACCACCACCGACACGCTGCGGATCTTCACCGACGTCGGCGGCGTACCGGCCGAGGTCCGTCCGGCCACCGGTGCCGGACTCGGTCACCGGGCGGTGGTCAGCGAGTTCGTCGCGATCGTCCGGGCCGGCGACTGGACTGCCCACAACGGCTCGGAGGCTCTGCTCCGGACCCAGGTCATCGACGCCTGCTACGCCTCGGCGAAGGCGGGACGAGAGGTAGTGCTCAATGGTTAA
- a CDS encoding ThuA domain-containing protein has product MVNVTVWGENVHDQRDPSVQKVYPDTMHETIAAAVRAQLGDDVTVRTAWLQQEEHGLTEEVLADTDVLTWWGHAAHGDVDDAIVDRVQQHVLSGMGLIALHSAHFSKIFIKLMGTTCSLDWRSENDRELLWTVAAGHPIAQGVPHPLVIEREEMYGELFDIPQPDELVFVSSFSGGEVFRSGCCYRRGQGRVFYFRPGDQEYPTYHQPGVQTILGNAVRWAAPTSPRQLPTVHHRKTPGWFEN; this is encoded by the coding sequence ATGGTTAACGTCACGGTGTGGGGCGAGAACGTCCACGACCAGCGCGATCCGTCGGTCCAGAAGGTCTACCCCGACACGATGCACGAGACGATCGCCGCGGCCGTGCGCGCGCAGCTCGGCGACGACGTCACCGTCCGGACCGCCTGGCTGCAGCAGGAGGAGCACGGCCTGACCGAGGAGGTGCTCGCCGACACCGACGTGCTCACCTGGTGGGGTCACGCCGCGCACGGCGACGTCGACGACGCGATCGTCGACCGGGTCCAGCAGCACGTGCTGTCCGGGATGGGCCTGATCGCGCTGCACTCGGCGCACTTCTCGAAGATCTTCATCAAGCTGATGGGGACGACCTGCTCGCTGGACTGGCGCTCCGAGAACGACCGCGAGTTGCTCTGGACCGTCGCCGCCGGGCACCCGATCGCGCAGGGGGTCCCGCACCCGCTGGTCATCGAGCGCGAGGAGATGTACGGCGAACTGTTCGACATCCCGCAGCCGGACGAGTTGGTGTTCGTCAGCTCGTTCTCCGGCGGCGAGGTGTTCCGCTCCGGCTGCTGCTACCGCCGCGGCCAGGGCCGGGTCTTCTACTTCCGCCCTGGCGACCAGGAGTACCCGACGTACCACCAGCCGGGAGTCCAGACGATCCTCGGCAACGCAGTCCGCTGGGCCGCCCCGACCAGCCCTCGCCAGCTGCCCACGGTGCACCACCGCAAGACCCCCGGCTGGTTCGAGAACTGA
- a CDS encoding phosphomannomutase/phosphoglucomutase, which produces MVDVAAIFKAYDVRGVVPDQFDEAVARATGAAFVEVLDVLAGPGAVVIGYDMRPSSPALAAAFAEGAASTGVDVIDIGLASTDMLYFASGRLQLPGAMFTASHNPAKYNGIKMCRSGASPVGAESGLRDIADLVAKTVDEPIPSVPAPGKVTRKNLLTAYADHLNDLVDLTGIRPLKVVVDAGNGMGGHTVPAVFATGPVEIVPLYFELDGNFPNHEANPLDPKNLVDLQAKVVEAGADLGLAFDGDADRCFVIDERGLPISPSAVTGAVAVRELAKHPGSAVIHNLITSKAVPELIAEHGGTPVRARVGHSFIKQQMAETDAVFGGEHSAHYYFRDFWRADTGMLAALHVLAALGEQDKPASELFAEYERYVASGEINSRVENAAATVAAIEDTYGGRDGTTVDHLDGLTVDAGQWWFNVRASNTEPLLRLNVEAGDAATMERVRDEVLALITGAPVEEKN; this is translated from the coding sequence ATGGTTGACGTAGCTGCCATCTTCAAGGCGTACGACGTACGCGGGGTCGTCCCCGACCAGTTCGACGAGGCGGTGGCCCGGGCGACCGGTGCCGCGTTCGTCGAGGTGCTGGACGTGCTCGCCGGTCCCGGGGCGGTCGTGATCGGCTACGACATGCGTCCCTCGAGCCCGGCGCTGGCGGCCGCGTTCGCCGAGGGCGCGGCCAGTACCGGGGTCGACGTGATCGACATCGGCCTGGCCTCGACCGACATGCTGTACTTCGCGTCCGGGCGGCTCCAGCTGCCCGGCGCCATGTTCACCGCCAGCCACAACCCGGCCAAGTACAACGGGATCAAGATGTGCCGGTCCGGCGCCTCGCCGGTCGGCGCGGAGTCCGGGCTGCGCGACATCGCGGACCTGGTCGCCAAGACCGTCGACGAGCCGATCCCGAGCGTCCCGGCACCCGGCAAGGTGACCCGCAAGAACCTGCTGACGGCGTACGCCGATCATCTGAACGACCTCGTCGACCTGACGGGCATCCGGCCGCTGAAGGTCGTCGTCGACGCCGGCAACGGGATGGGCGGGCACACCGTGCCGGCCGTCTTCGCCACCGGCCCGGTCGAGATCGTGCCGCTGTACTTCGAGCTCGACGGCAACTTCCCGAACCACGAGGCCAACCCGCTCGACCCGAAGAACCTGGTCGACCTGCAGGCCAAGGTCGTCGAGGCCGGCGCCGACCTCGGGCTCGCCTTCGACGGCGACGCCGACCGCTGCTTCGTCATCGACGAGCGGGGCCTGCCGATCTCGCCGAGCGCGGTCACCGGCGCGGTCGCCGTACGGGAGCTGGCCAAGCACCCCGGCTCCGCGGTGATCCACAACCTGATCACCTCCAAGGCGGTGCCGGAGCTGATCGCCGAGCACGGCGGGACGCCGGTCCGGGCGCGGGTCGGGCACTCGTTCATCAAGCAGCAGATGGCCGAGACCGACGCCGTCTTCGGGGGCGAGCACTCGGCGCACTACTACTTCCGCGACTTCTGGCGCGCGGACACCGGCATGCTGGCCGCGCTGCACGTGCTGGCCGCGCTAGGTGAGCAGGACAAGCCGGCCAGCGAGCTGTTCGCGGAGTACGAGCGGTACGTCGCGTCCGGCGAGATCAACAGCCGGGTCGAGAACGCGGCCGCCACGGTCGCCGCGATCGAGGACACCTACGGCGGCCGGGACGGGACTACCGTTGACCATCTGGACGGTCTGACGGTGGACGCGGGACAGTGGTGGTTCAACGTCCGCGCGTCCAACACCGAGCCGCTGCTGCGGCTGAATGTCGAGGCCGGGGACGCCGCCACCATGGAGCGTGTCCGGGACGAAGTACTGGCCCTGATCACCGGTGCACCGGTGGAGGAGAAGAACTGA
- a CDS encoding Trm112 family protein, producing the protein MNLDPDLLSILVCPKCRSEFRVDDEANELICTNAGCALAYPVRDDIPVLLIDEARETKEAETH; encoded by the coding sequence ATGAACCTGGACCCCGATCTGCTCAGCATACTGGTCTGTCCGAAGTGCCGTTCCGAGTTCCGCGTGGACGACGAGGCGAACGAGCTGATCTGCACCAACGCCGGCTGCGCGCTGGCCTACCCGGTGCGCGACGACATTCCCGTGCTGCTGATCGACGAAGCCCGTGAGACCAAAGAGGCCGAAACCCACTGA
- a CDS encoding SIS domain-containing protein, with protein sequence MSSFDDSRLDDPAALEATDHLLRRLAGAGARVRAEIDAAEEVLSKLDSDGFRPRAIVAAGRDARLVRAVLEPVCPVPFVAWPGPGLPGWTGPLDLVIVLGGTAADQEAMSAASEAVRRGSGLMVACPADSPIAQASAGSRHAIRLPSQSDDQLAAAVAVLQGLHQMELGPVVDAKAVATLLDDVAIECSPNNDVASNPAKDLSLMLADAMPLVWGGSVLAARAARRVVEALRLASGRPALAADAGHLLPVLNQPPRDLFADPFDQPDDLRPGLVILDDGVDDPGVTEHRRQLEEKAERNDVRVHVVTQASGTDIARYAALTQHGRYAAAYLGIGLGRYGTEATETPIVPGNPAVDPAW encoded by the coding sequence ATGAGCTCCTTCGACGACTCGCGGCTGGACGATCCTGCCGCCCTCGAGGCGACCGACCACCTGCTGCGTCGGCTCGCCGGTGCCGGAGCCCGCGTCCGGGCCGAGATCGACGCCGCCGAGGAGGTGCTGTCGAAGCTCGACTCCGACGGCTTCCGCCCGCGCGCGATCGTCGCGGCCGGCCGGGACGCCCGCCTGGTGCGTGCGGTGCTCGAGCCGGTCTGCCCGGTGCCGTTCGTGGCGTGGCCCGGCCCTGGCCTTCCGGGCTGGACCGGTCCGCTCGACCTGGTGATCGTGCTCGGCGGCACTGCCGCTGACCAGGAGGCCATGTCCGCCGCGTCCGAGGCCGTACGACGCGGCAGCGGGCTGATGGTCGCCTGCCCGGCGGACTCGCCGATCGCCCAGGCCTCAGCCGGCTCGCGGCACGCGATCCGCCTGCCGTCGCAGTCCGACGACCAGCTGGCCGCGGCGGTCGCCGTACTGCAGGGCCTGCACCAGATGGAGCTCGGCCCGGTCGTCGACGCCAAGGCCGTCGCGACGCTGCTCGACGACGTCGCGATCGAGTGCTCGCCGAACAACGACGTCGCGTCGAACCCGGCCAAGGACCTGTCGCTGATGCTGGCCGACGCGATGCCGCTGGTCTGGGGCGGATCCGTTCTCGCCGCCCGTGCCGCGCGTCGTGTCGTCGAGGCGCTCCGGCTGGCCAGTGGCCGTCCGGCGCTCGCCGCCGACGCCGGGCACCTGCTGCCCGTGCTGAACCAGCCGCCGCGTGACCTGTTCGCCGACCCGTTCGACCAGCCGGACGACCTGCGCCCCGGCCTGGTCATCCTGGACGACGGCGTCGACGACCCCGGTGTGACCGAGCACCGCCGCCAGCTCGAGGAGAAGGCGGAGCGCAACGACGTCCGCGTGCACGTGGTCACCCAGGCCAGCGGCACGGACATCGCGCGGTACGCGGCGCTGACCCAGCACGGCCGGTACGCCGCGGCGTACCTGGGCATCGGTCTGGGCCGGTACGGGACCGAAGCGACCGAGACCCCGATCGTCCCGGGCAACCCGGCCGTCGACCCGGCCTGGTGA